GCGTAAATGCGTATAACTTTGGAATTATTTTAAATacgcaatatttttttaaaaacctgcagtTTTCTTGGAGATGCCAAAAATAAAGGAAATTGGCCTTTCAGAATAGTTACATGGAAAATGCATCAAAACACGAAATGCAATTGCCGTGCAACGACAAGAAAAGTGGCTGCTTGGGTTTTGAATTGCTCGTGACTTGTTTCTTAGTTTGATTAAACGTTGTCACTTTTCAAACTCTCTTTTGCACAGAGGTGCCTGTACCGTATTTACAGGAAATGTTAATGGTGTGCGTATCTATGCAGTTATTAGTTTCAAGATTGTCAAAAACCACTTAAGTCACTTTAACGCTTCAAGCCCACTGCTTGTGTGTGACCTTTTCCCGGCTAAGGTGCATTAAATATTGAAGTGCAGCTGAGTGGCTTTAACGCATTGATAACTGTTTTATCTTAGAAGGAAGGGGCAAGATTGTAGAGTGAACGGTATTTGGGCGAACATATTGTTGCAGTGGTATGTGGAATGGACAAGAACCCTTCGACAGATTTAGAGAAAGGGAAATGCTCTAACTGGAGAGATGTGACGGACTGACTGCAGCACATTTCCTCCTCCAGCCCTTTCTTTGCCTCCTCGCGCtcgtctctgtcacactctctcatccAGCAATTTTTCAGTAGCCTTAGCATTTTATGCTTCCATTTCATTTAGCTGGCGCCCGTTCTATCGTACATTTTTTTTATCACAACGGGGATCAATATTATATTTCAAAAGCCCACACGCCACTGTCAGGCATCACAGCTAAAATAAATGATGCAAGTGAAGCGAAAGTAAATGTGCACTGCCCATGATCTTTGCACATAGAGGCGAGTTACTTATGTTTAATATACCACTCATTGATTAGAGCAAGTTAAACATCTCGGCCTTTATTTTTTAAGACATGACCAAATGTGAAGAGAATAAAATAGCAGCGATTGTACCTGCAGATCAGGGAAGACAGTGATGCGAATGCCTTAGTTTTCAGAGATTCCATATCGCAGAACTGTGTTAAGTGGGCAAGTTTCATTGCGTTTTTAATATTCCTGCAATTTAATTGCGTTGATCTGTGAGTTAGTGGCCAAATACTGAGTTTCATTCCATGCTCAGAACCCCTTGTGACAAATTCAAAGTGGATAACTGCATAGGGCCTGCATAATGATAGGCGGCCGTTTATTAATTTTCAATTCTTCTTCAACAAACTTAGATATGGTGCGGTGGACCCAGGCGCCAGGCGTAAAAATGCAACCCGGGAAACGACCAGTACTCTGAAAGCCTGGCTCCAGGAGCACAGGAAGAACCCTTACCCGACCAAAGGGGAGAAGATCATGCTGGCCATCATCACCAAGATGACCCTGACCCAGGTCTCCACCTGGTTCGCCAACGCCAGGAGGAGACTCAAGAAAGAGAATAAAATGACCTGGTCGCCCAGGAATAAATGTACCGATGACAAGAAACCTTACGATGAGGAAGAAGATGAAAGTGCAAACGATAAAAGCCCGCAAGATATACACAATGATGGTTCGCTCTCGCTGTATTCTTCCTGGTAGACATGTATACGCGTAGATCCACACCAAATAATGTACTTAATAATTTATAGTGCAATGATGTGCCTCGCATATATAAGAAAAAGTCGCTAGAAAAACAGAACTCaagaatatatatatttatatatatttaaaataatgAAGCAATTAGGAGTGAAAGGGTTACATCTTCTAGTCAGTTTTTGTTCAATGTAAGTATTTGATAACCGGTTTGAATTTATTAGAAAGCACTTCAAAACTTATCTTCACATTTCTGAAACTGTGTTTCTGACAGATACCACATGCAAAGAAGACAAAGAGCTCCAGCTGAGTGACCTCGATGACTTTGATGGGATCGAGACAGAAAGTGACGAGTGTGAATTGAAAGGCCCATTTCAACACATGGACAACAATCAGACCAGGGTCTCCGATTGCCCGGCTGACCAGTGCAAGAAGGTCTCTTTAAAGATACCCCTTTCAACACCGCGAGATCGCCATTCTGAAAAGGTCAAGGACTGTCTGAAGCGAGTAATGGCGAGTTCCGAGCAAGACCTAATGGTAGGAAGACAGAGAGGGCGCGACTCCAAGCTTTGCTTCCAGCAGCAACAGCATAGTCAGCAGCTGCTTGACAACAAACCTCGGATCTGGTCCCTCGCTCAAACCGCTACTTCATTGAGCCAAACTGAATACCCATCTTGCATGTTGAAACGACACCAACAGGCCATCTCCTCCTCGCCTCCCTTGGCCTCTATGCCCACCAGCGTGGTGGATAGACAAGATTCCCCAGTGACCACCCTAAGGAATTGGGTCGATGGGGTTTTCCACGACCCCCTACTCAGACACAGCACTTTGAACCAGGCATTAACCAACACCACCGTTTCCTGGGCCAGCACCAAAGGTGCTATCTTGGACACAGAGGCAATGGGGCGTTCTTTGGGAACTCCTACAAATATGATTAAAGGACAGATCACAGGCTTACCCCAACAAGAAACTAATAAGGACCTCTCAATATTTCCTAAAACAGGAAACAAAATGTTTTGTTCATAACAAATCAAAATGGCATGGACTTTTTTTCTGAAGCCTGCTGATGGACTACGAAGAGGCAAACTTTAACTCTGAGACGTTCTATTCACAAACCCAACCCGTCTTTTATTAGACTTTATATTATATTTCATCACTGTTTTAAACGTTTCACAAAATAACTGCAGCTATTTCAAGAGCTCTTTAACTGAATAGTGCTGTGTAATTTATTCAAGTCCATGTTGGAAAGCACGTCTGGACTATAGAATAGACATATCGGTAACGTTTACAATCCCAGAGTTTACAGAAGTGGGTATCTTGGGTTGGGATTCGAAGCCTGCTTGAAAGCATGCAAATATAATTCCCCGAAAATCCagtttttggaaaaaaaatatttATGCTACCGTCAAGCTATGCCAATGGATCACAAGCAACACTTATTAAAAGTTTACACCATTGCACAACTTT
The genomic region above belongs to Scyliorhinus torazame isolate Kashiwa2021f chromosome 6, sScyTor2.1, whole genome shotgun sequence and contains:
- the LOC140425339 gene encoding iroquois-class homeodomain protein irx-4-like, whose translation is MSYPQFGYPYTSAPQFLMTTSPLTTCCESSGRTLVDSGAAASAQTPVYCPMYESRLLATARHELNSAAALGMYGSPYTTNQGYGNYVTYGTEPSAFYSLSPFDTKDAAGSAHAGITQAAAYYPYDPSLGQYQYDRYGAVDPGARRKNATRETTSTLKAWLQEHRKNPYPTKGEKIMLAIITKMTLTQVSTWFANARRRLKKENKMTWSPRNKCTDDKKPYDEEEDESANDKSPQDIHNDDTTCKEDKELQLSDLDDFDGIETESDECELKGPFQHMDNNQTRVSDCPADQCKKVSLKIPLSTPRDRHSEKVKDCLKRVMASSEQDLMVGRQRGRDSKLCFQQQQHSQQLLDNKPRIWSLAQTATSLSQTEYPSCMLKRHQQAISSSPPLASMPTSVVDRQDSPVTTLRNWVDGVFHDPLLRHSTLNQALTNTTVSWASTKGAILDTEAMGRSLGTPTNMIKGQITGLPQQETNKDLSIFPKTGNKMFCS